The Nitrospirota bacterium genome contains a region encoding:
- a CDS encoding NAD-dependent epimerase/dehydratase family protein, with translation MKVLVTGATGFIGSHLVEELLRRDYEVTCLVRKTSNLQWLDGLDITLLYGDCEDRESLFSAVKGQELILHLAGLTKAKKARDFFRINTLGTENLVSVVAQAEPNIRKFVFLSSLAAVGPSRNGKPVNEDTLPQPVSEYGRSKLQAEEAVLKFKNHLPVTIIRPPAVYGPRDKDLYVFYRMLKKGIFPYWGMCYYSLIYVDDLVKAITEIGVSTDTYGETYFVSDGNIYSNVDIANAISQAVGSRPIRLRIPNRFLPIIASIGGILSRKTGIINIDKIKEICYPRWVCDSSKANMKFGFLPKTKIKEGITWTANWYKIHRWL, from the coding sequence ATGAAGGTACTGGTAACAGGTGCTACAGGCTTCATTGGAAGCCATCTTGTGGAGGAACTCCTAAGAAGAGACTATGAGGTTACCTGCCTTGTAAGGAAGACCTCCAACCTTCAATGGCTCGATGGGCTCGATATAACCCTGCTGTATGGGGACTGTGAGGACAGGGAGTCGCTTTTTTCTGCTGTCAAAGGACAGGAGCTTATATTGCACCTTGCAGGGCTGACAAAGGCAAAAAAGGCACGGGACTTTTTCCGAATAAACACATTGGGCACAGAGAACCTTGTAAGTGTAGTGGCACAGGCAGAGCCGAATATTAGAAAATTTGTTTTCCTAAGCAGTCTTGCCGCAGTTGGCCCAAGCCGGAATGGAAAACCTGTTAACGAAGACACTTTGCCCCAACCTGTATCGGAGTATGGCAGAAGCAAGCTACAGGCAGAAGAGGCTGTCCTTAAATTCAAGAATCATCTGCCTGTGACAATCATAAGGCCTCCTGCTGTTTATGGTCCAAGGGATAAGGACTTATATGTATTTTATAGGATGCTTAAGAAAGGAATCTTTCCTTACTGGGGCATGTGCTATTATTCCCTGATTTATGTGGATGACCTTGTAAAGGCAATAACCGAAATAGGAGTTAGCACCGATACCTATGGAGAGACCTATTTTGTCTCAGACGGAAATATCTATAGCAATGTAGACATTGCAAACGCAATATCTCAGGCAGTGGGCTCAAGACCCATACGCCTAAGGATACCAAACCGTTTTCTGCCTATTATTGCATCTATAGGTGGAATACTAAGCAGAAAAACTGGTATAATCAATATCGATAAAATCAAAGAGATATGCTATCCCCGATGGGTATGTGACTCATCGAAGGCGAATATGAAGTTTGGGTTTTTACCAAAAACAAAGATAAAGGAAGGAATTACATGGACGGCAAACTGGTACAAGATTCATCGATGGCTGTAA
- a CDS encoding pyridoxal phosphate-dependent aminotransferase family protein — translation MDGKLVQDSSMAVKKSSDLFEKCFRFTRVKELKAVGLYPYFRVIESAQEPVVIMNGKKMVMVGSNNYLGLTNHPKVKEAAIEAIRKYGSGCAGSRFLNGTLDIHIRLENKLAQFMRKESALVFSTGFQVNLGAISALVGKDDVAIIDKMDHASIIDGARLSYGEVRKFRHNDMADLERILDESNALGKFIVVDGVFSMEGDIAELPQIVRLAKKYGARTMVDDAHAIGVLGKTGRGTAEHFGIESDVDIIMGTYSKSLASIGGFVAGSEDVIDYIKHFARSLIFSASPPPASVASVLAAIEIIEQEPERIKRLWKNTKKMLKGFKEMGFDVGVSQTPIIPIMVGENETAFKMAMMLQDNGVFANVAVSPAVPNGKALIRTSYMATHTDEHLDIVLEAFSVVGKQLGLIK, via the coding sequence ATGGACGGCAAACTGGTACAAGATTCATCGATGGCTGTAAAGAAATCTTCAGACCTGTTTGAAAAGTGCTTTAGATTCACCCGTGTAAAAGAGCTTAAGGCAGTAGGGCTTTATCCGTATTTCAGGGTGATAGAAAGCGCACAGGAGCCAGTGGTCATTATGAACGGCAAAAAGATGGTAATGGTTGGCTCCAATAACTACCTTGGTCTCACAAACCATCCAAAGGTCAAGGAAGCCGCTATAGAGGCAATCAGAAAATACGGCTCAGGATGTGCAGGCTCGAGGTTCCTTAATGGCACACTGGACATCCATATAAGATTAGAAAACAAGCTTGCCCAATTCATGAGAAAAGAATCTGCATTGGTATTTTCGACAGGGTTTCAGGTGAACCTCGGAGCCATATCGGCATTAGTGGGAAAAGACGATGTTGCAATCATAGACAAGATGGACCATGCAAGCATTATAGATGGTGCAAGACTCTCCTATGGAGAGGTTAGAAAATTCAGGCACAATGATATGGCAGACCTCGAAAGAATACTCGATGAGTCCAATGCCTTAGGAAAGTTCATAGTAGTTGACGGTGTATTCAGCATGGAAGGGGACATCGCAGAGCTCCCTCAAATCGTAAGACTTGCAAAAAAATATGGTGCCCGAACAATGGTGGACGATGCCCATGCAATTGGAGTCTTGGGAAAAACAGGCAGGGGGACTGCAGAGCACTTTGGCATTGAATCCGATGTGGACATCATAATGGGCACATACAGCAAATCCCTTGCCTCCATAGGAGGGTTTGTGGCAGGCTCTGAGGATGTAATAGATTACATAAAACACTTTGCAAGGTCATTAATCTTTAGTGCAAGCCCGCCTCCTGCATCCGTTGCATCAGTGCTTGCCGCAATAGAGATTATAGAGCAAGAGCCTGAAAGAATAAAGAGGCTGTGGAAAAACACAAAAAAGATGCTAAAGGGGTTCAAGGAGATGGGCTTCGATGTAGGAGTAAGTCAGACCCCAATCATACCTATAATGGTCGGAGAAAACGAGACGGCATTTAAGATGGCAATGATGCTTCAGGATAATGGCGTGTTTGCAAATGTTGCCGTAAGTCCTGCTGTTCCAAACGGAAAAGCCCTGATAAGAACAAGCTATATGGCGACTCACACAGATGAGCATCTCGATATTGTCCTTGAGGCATTCAGCGTTGTCGGAAAACAGCTGGGACTCATAAAATAG
- a CDS encoding N-acetyltransferase, with product MELVEVGSKKDIDAFIKFPLSIYRNDLLYAPPLLREMKSQFSKKNPFFDHAEVKLFLIKGKGRIASIINRRHIEFHNENVGFFGFFECINDPEVSKTLFGRVSQELKKHALEVMRGPMNFSTNEECGFLLNGFDLPPMLMTPYNPSYYNDLATSFGMQKSKDLFAYIYDVQDELPEKVLKVAGFAEKQGISIRPISMKNFGSDMTAFKEIYNSSWHDNWGFIPLTDRELNFMAGRLKPVIVPELSLIAERKGEPIGFMGLLPDYNHVLRAMKGRLNPVTIIKAIYYSRRIKDLRLLLLGIKKDMRAKGVDALLFREGFNTLKKKGFKRIEFSWVLEDNLPVQRIVRMLGGKLYKTYRIYEKGL from the coding sequence TTGGAACTCGTAGAGGTTGGCTCTAAAAAAGACATCGATGCCTTTATAAAGTTTCCCTTATCTATTTATCGAAACGACCTGCTTTATGCACCTCCGCTTTTAAGGGAGATGAAATCGCAGTTTTCAAAGAAAAACCCTTTCTTTGACCATGCTGAAGTGAAATTATTTCTCATAAAAGGAAAAGGAAGGATCGCCTCTATCATAAACAGAAGGCATATAGAGTTTCATAATGAAAATGTAGGATTCTTTGGATTCTTTGAGTGCATAAACGACCCCGAGGTCTCTAAAACACTCTTTGGAAGGGTCTCTCAGGAGCTTAAAAAGCATGCTCTTGAGGTTATGCGTGGGCCTATGAACTTTTCTACGAATGAGGAGTGCGGCTTTCTCCTGAATGGGTTTGATTTGCCACCAATGCTCATGACCCCTTATAACCCTTCTTACTATAACGACCTTGCTACAAGTTTCGGAATGCAGAAATCCAAGGACCTCTTTGCATATATATACGATGTTCAAGACGAGCTACCTGAGAAGGTTCTTAAGGTAGCTGGTTTTGCAGAAAAACAGGGAATAAGCATAAGGCCAATCAGCATGAAAAATTTCGGCTCTGATATGACTGCATTCAAGGAGATATATAACTCCTCATGGCATGATAATTGGGGTTTTATACCTCTTACAGATAGAGAGCTGAATTTTATGGCAGGAAGGTTAAAACCTGTCATTGTGCCGGAGCTTTCCCTAATAGCTGAAAGAAAAGGTGAGCCAATTGGCTTTATGGGATTACTTCCTGATTACAACCATGTCTTAAGGGCAATGAAGGGAAGGCTAAACCCGGTTACAATCATAAAAGCCATTTATTATTCAAGAAGGATAAAAGACCTGAGACTTCTCCTTTTAGGCATAAAAAAAGACATGAGGGCAAAGGGCGTGGATGCCCTTCTTTTTAGAGAAGGCTTCAATACCCTTAAAAAAAAGGGCTTTAAAAGAATAGAGTTTTCATGGGTCTTAGAGGACAACCTCCCTGTTCAGAGGATTGTCAGAATGCTGGGAGGAAAACTCTATAAGACATATAGAATCTACGAGAAGGGGCTATAG
- a CDS encoding beta-ketoacyl-[acyl-carrier-protein] synthase family protein, which produces MRRVVITGIGAVSPLGNTFKKSWDSLKSGISGIGMHGLNIKGAWRSAGMLKDFHAEEFLSIKEINRLDPFIHYAVSASIMAVNDAGLKGKSLSSSGVLIGSSRGGISHLERALKGTVSAYLMPFTTIGMAGSYVAQRLSIKGSSLGISNSCASGANAIGEAYRAIKHTILDIVLAGASEAPICLLAIEGYGRAGALSRQGKMMPFDRERDGFILSEGSCVLVLEEYESALKRGAKPYAEVIGYACTVDAFHETRPSIAGQADAMKKALLDSGLNPEDIDYINAHATATLIGDKTEAEAICAVFKKTISITANKSMTGHMLGASGALEAGFTAMSLVESIIPPTINLKETEFELDFVTEQRKANIKTAISNSFGFGGVNAVLVLRKL; this is translated from the coding sequence ATGAGAAGGGTTGTTATTACAGGTATAGGTGCGGTGAGTCCTCTCGGAAATACCTTTAAAAAATCATGGGATTCTTTGAAGTCAGGTATCTCCGGCATAGGCATGCATGGCTTGAATATAAAAGGCGCATGGAGGTCAGCCGGCATGCTTAAGGATTTTCATGCAGAGGAATTTCTCTCTATAAAAGAGATAAACAGGCTTGACCCATTCATACATTATGCAGTGTCTGCCTCGATAATGGCAGTTAATGATGCAGGGCTTAAAGGTAAATCCCTTTCCTCCTCAGGCGTGCTCATAGGCTCAAGCAGAGGAGGCATATCACATCTTGAAAGGGCATTAAAGGGCACAGTGTCGGCTTATCTCATGCCCTTCACAACGATTGGCATGGCAGGCTCTTATGTGGCACAGAGGCTTTCCATAAAAGGCAGTTCTTTAGGTATATCCAATTCATGCGCCTCAGGGGCAAATGCAATTGGAGAGGCATATAGGGCAATAAAGCATACTATCTTAGATATTGTCCTTGCAGGGGCCTCGGAGGCTCCGATATGCCTTTTGGCAATCGAGGGCTATGGCAGGGCAGGTGCTCTTTCAAGGCAGGGCAAAATGATGCCTTTTGACAGGGAAAGGGACGGCTTTATACTGTCTGAAGGCAGTTGTGTATTGGTTCTCGAGGAGTACGAATCAGCCTTAAAAAGGGGCGCTAAGCCATATGCAGAGGTCATAGGCTATGCCTGCACAGTCGATGCCTTTCACGAGACAAGACCTTCAATCGCTGGACAGGCAGATGCAATGAAAAAGGCACTCCTTGACTCAGGTCTAAATCCGGAGGATATCGACTATATCAATGCCCATGCCACAGCCACTCTGATAGGAGACAAGACAGAGGCAGAGGCTATATGTGCTGTATTTAAAAAGACTATATCTATAACTGCAAATAAATCCATGACCGGCCATATGCTCGGTGCATCAGGTGCACTTGAGGCAGGCTTTACAGCCATGAGCCTTGTTGAGAGTATAATTCCGCCAACCATAAATCTAAAGGAGACTGAGTTTGAGTTGGATTTTGTTACCGAGCAAAGAAAGGCTAACATCAAAACAGCTATATCAAACTCATTCGGCTTTGGTGGGGTTAATGCAGTGTTGGTGCTTAGGAAACTATAG